From one Gallionella capsiferriformans ES-2 genomic stretch:
- the pnp gene encoding polyribonucleotide nucleotidyltransferase: MSHFKKTIAFGKHQLTIETGEIARQASGAVLVSLDDTVVLVTVVGRKDAKPEQDFFPLTVDYQEKTYAAGKIPGSFFKREGRASEKEILTSRLIDRPLRPLFPESFYNEVQIIATVMSSDSEIDSDIPSLIGASAALAISGIPFEGPIAAARVGYANGQYLLNPTKTELVTSQMDLVVAGTDRAVLMVESEAQQLSEEVMLGAVMFGHEQFQIVINAINEMAEAVGKPMWDWTPPAKNEALIAQIAELAEAELQAAYAIRSKQERTDAISAIHSKVLASVSPDLEKNAVNELFGALEAKIVRGQILSGEPRIDGRDTRTVRQITIRNGVLARTHGSALFTRGETQAVVVATLGSMRDAQKVDALQGEFTDRFMLHYNFPPFATGETGRVGSPKRREIGHGRLAKRALVAVLPSEEDFGYAVRIVSEITESNGSSSMASVCGGCLSMLDAGVPLKAHVAGIAMGLIKEGNRFAVLSDILGDEDHLGDMDFKVAGSENGITALQMDIKINGITREIMQAALSQAKEGRLHILGIMKESMSGVRSELSEFAPRMIKMKINPEKIRDVIGKGGAVIRALTEETGTTIDIDDAGNITISSVNGEAGELAKKRIEDIAMDVEVGKIYEGPVVKLLDFGALINILPGKDGLLHISQIAHERVNSVGDYLKEGQVVRVKLLEMDDRGRMKLSMKALLDAPVANGASIAE; encoded by the coding sequence TTGAGTCATTTCAAAAAAACAATCGCGTTCGGTAAACATCAGCTGACCATCGAGACCGGCGAAATCGCCCGTCAGGCAAGTGGTGCCGTTCTGGTAAGTCTCGATGATACCGTGGTGCTGGTCACCGTGGTTGGCCGCAAAGACGCCAAGCCTGAACAGGACTTTTTCCCGTTGACCGTCGATTATCAGGAAAAGACTTATGCGGCAGGGAAAATTCCCGGCAGTTTCTTCAAGCGCGAAGGCCGTGCCAGCGAAAAGGAAATTCTGACCTCGCGCCTGATCGATCGTCCGTTGCGTCCACTGTTTCCTGAAAGTTTTTATAACGAAGTGCAGATCATCGCGACCGTGATGTCGTCCGATAGCGAGATCGATTCGGATATTCCATCGCTGATCGGTGCCTCTGCTGCCTTGGCAATTTCCGGTATTCCGTTCGAAGGCCCGATTGCGGCTGCCCGTGTGGGTTATGCTAACGGTCAGTATCTACTGAATCCGACTAAGACCGAGCTTGTCACGTCCCAGATGGATCTGGTTGTCGCAGGGACTGACCGTGCCGTGCTGATGGTCGAGTCTGAAGCGCAACAATTGTCCGAAGAAGTGATGTTGGGTGCGGTGATGTTCGGTCACGAGCAGTTCCAGATCGTGATCAATGCGATTAACGAAATGGCTGAAGCCGTCGGCAAGCCGATGTGGGACTGGACGCCTCCTGCCAAGAACGAAGCACTGATCGCTCAGATTGCGGAACTGGCTGAAGCCGAGCTGCAAGCGGCTTACGCAATTCGCTCCAAGCAGGAACGTACCGATGCAATTTCAGCGATTCATTCCAAAGTATTGGCGTCCGTTTCGCCTGATCTGGAAAAGAATGCAGTCAACGAATTATTCGGCGCGTTAGAAGCTAAGATCGTTCGCGGTCAGATTCTCTCCGGTGAGCCTCGCATCGACGGTCGCGATACCCGCACCGTGCGTCAGATCACAATCCGCAATGGCGTATTGGCTCGTACCCATGGTTCAGCCTTGTTTACCCGCGGTGAGACTCAGGCTGTTGTCGTGGCAACCTTGGGCAGTATGCGCGATGCGCAGAAGGTTGATGCGCTGCAAGGCGAGTTTACCGACCGTTTTATGTTGCATTACAACTTCCCTCCGTTCGCAACCGGCGAAACAGGCCGCGTAGGTTCGCCTAAGCGTCGTGAAATCGGTCACGGCCGTCTGGCCAAGCGCGCACTGGTTGCCGTGTTGCCTAGCGAAGAAGACTTCGGCTATGCCGTTCGTATTGTGTCAGAGATCACTGAATCTAACGGTTCAAGCTCTATGGCGTCGGTTTGCGGTGGTTGCTTGTCGATGCTCGATGCAGGTGTTCCTCTGAAAGCCCATGTTGCAGGTATCGCGATGGGTCTGATTAAAGAAGGTAACCGCTTTGCCGTGTTGAGCGATATTCTGGGTGATGAAGATCATCTGGGCGATATGGACTTCAAGGTGGCAGGTTCTGAGAACGGCATCACCGCGTTGCAGATGGACATCAAGATTAACGGCATTACCCGTGAAATCATGCAGGCTGCATTGAGTCAGGCTAAGGAAGGTCGTTTGCACATTTTGGGCATCATGAAGGAATCGATGTCGGGCGTGCGCAGTGAGTTGTCTGAATTCGCACCGCGTATGATCAAGATGAAGATCAATCCTGAAAAAATTCGTGATGTGATCGGTAAGGGCGGTGCGGTTATCCGTGCGCTGACTGAAGAAACCGGCACAACCATCGATATCGACGATGCAGGTAATATCACCATCTCCAGCGTCAACGGAGAAGCCGGTGAGTTGGCCAAGAAGCGCATCGAAGACATCGCCATGGACGTTGAAGTGGGCAAAATCTACGAAGGCCCTGTGGTCAAGTTGCTGGATTTCGGTGCATTGATCAACATTCTGCCGGGCAAGGATGGTCTGTTGCACATCTCGCAAATCGCACACGAACGCGTCAACAGCGTGGGTGATTACCTCAAAGAAGGTCAGGTCGTGCGCGTCAAACTGCTTGAAATGGATGACCGCGGTCGTATGAAGTTGTCGATGAAGGCGTTGCTGGATGCGCCTGTCGCCAACGGTGCTTCGATTGCCGAGTAA
- a CDS encoding SLBB domain-containing protein: MFISKNGLRFAFGLLLSLSLSNVWSVGLGIGAAAGVASDYSGMLGSMMPSPVLASDGRADAAVNSSESNAKQAGEIANNAKNQYQSDTREQLAKIDPAVYKSEFQAFVAQSVGNNLPMYGFGLFQNAPTTFAPVDNVPVTPDYVVGPGDELIVRVWGQVEANQSLLVDRNGLINLPKIGSISVAGVSYQKLSEHIGDAISRKFSNFEIDVSMGKLRSIQILVVGQAARPGNYTVSSLSTLINAVFASGGPSAKGSMRHIQLKRGNKVITDFDLYDLLLNGDKSRDVKLLPGDVIYIPPVGAMAAVSGSVNTPAIFELKGGESLSDLLELAGGLTNVAAGKKVAVERIFDHEMRKVDEFMLDKAGLAKAMHDGDLVKVDTISSRFDNAVTLRGNIASPGRHQWKEGVRISDIIPDKVALIVENYWEKKNKTSRSETGGADKLRNEVKHSLAEVNWDYAVIERLNTKDLTTSLIPFNLGKAVIDHDPAQDLLLQAGDVITIFSKDDIQVPTAKRTKYVVLEGELANPGIYQVQPGETLRQLIAREGGVSAQADLFSSEFTREATRQMQQKRLNEMVDRMEENVQRSAGKTVSGALSAQDVEAAKVKVLSQQALIAKMRQVKATGRIVMEIPEQSSRVKDLPDIALEDGDRFYVPAPSSTVSVMGMVYNQNSFLYRQGQSVGDYLGKSGGPTRDGDEDDIYLIRADGSVLSKRQGGSIFSGFAGREAMPGDTIVVGEKLERFNFTKEIRDWTQIFYQFALGVAGGKAAKMW, encoded by the coding sequence ATGTTCATCAGTAAAAATGGATTGCGTTTTGCATTTGGTCTCTTGTTGTCATTAAGTCTTTCGAATGTTTGGTCGGTAGGATTGGGCATCGGCGCGGCTGCAGGTGTGGCATCTGATTATTCCGGTATGTTAGGTTCGATGATGCCGTCGCCTGTGCTTGCAAGTGACGGTCGCGCGGATGCTGCTGTCAATTCGTCCGAAAGCAACGCGAAGCAGGCTGGCGAAATTGCAAATAATGCGAAGAATCAGTATCAGTCTGATACCCGGGAGCAACTGGCGAAAATTGACCCCGCCGTATACAAAAGCGAATTTCAGGCTTTCGTTGCGCAATCGGTAGGTAATAACTTGCCGATGTACGGGTTCGGTTTGTTCCAGAATGCACCAACCACCTTTGCTCCTGTTGATAATGTTCCGGTTACGCCCGACTATGTAGTGGGGCCCGGGGATGAGCTGATCGTTCGTGTATGGGGGCAGGTAGAAGCGAATCAAAGCCTGCTGGTCGATCGCAACGGGCTGATCAACTTGCCAAAAATAGGTTCGATCAGCGTTGCCGGGGTGAGTTACCAGAAACTCTCCGAGCATATAGGGGATGCGATCAGTCGTAAATTCAGTAATTTCGAAATCGATGTTTCGATGGGTAAGTTGCGTTCCATTCAGATTCTTGTGGTCGGTCAGGCAGCGCGCCCGGGTAACTACACAGTCAGTTCATTGAGTACCTTGATAAATGCGGTGTTTGCTTCCGGCGGTCCGTCGGCAAAAGGCTCGATGCGACACATACAACTCAAGCGCGGGAATAAAGTGATTACCGATTTTGATCTGTATGATCTTCTGCTCAATGGCGATAAATCCAGAGATGTGAAATTGTTGCCCGGCGACGTGATCTATATTCCTCCCGTCGGAGCGATGGCAGCCGTATCCGGCAGCGTAAATACGCCTGCAATTTTTGAACTGAAGGGCGGTGAATCCCTGTCTGATCTGCTCGAACTCGCGGGTGGTTTGACCAATGTTGCAGCAGGGAAAAAGGTTGCTGTAGAACGCATTTTTGATCATGAAATGCGTAAAGTGGATGAGTTCATGCTGGACAAGGCCGGTCTTGCAAAGGCTATGCATGACGGCGACCTAGTGAAGGTGGACACAATTTCGTCGCGCTTCGATAATGCGGTCACTTTGCGCGGCAATATCGCCAGTCCCGGACGTCATCAGTGGAAAGAGGGGGTGCGCATCAGCGACATAATTCCCGACAAGGTCGCGCTGATCGTCGAGAATTACTGGGAAAAGAAAAATAAGACCTCGCGTTCGGAGACGGGCGGTGCAGACAAATTGCGTAATGAGGTTAAACACAGTCTAGCCGAGGTTAACTGGGATTACGCGGTAATCGAGCGGCTTAATACGAAAGACTTAACCACCAGTCTTATCCCGTTCAATCTTGGTAAGGCCGTCATCGACCATGATCCGGCGCAGGATCTGTTGTTGCAGGCAGGCGATGTGATCACCATTTTTTCCAAGGATGACATTCAGGTGCCGACAGCCAAGCGCACGAAATACGTGGTGCTGGAAGGTGAGTTGGCTAATCCCGGTATTTATCAGGTGCAGCCGGGCGAGACATTGCGGCAATTGATAGCTCGTGAGGGTGGCGTGTCAGCGCAGGCCGATCTGTTCAGCAGTGAATTCACGCGTGAGGCTACACGCCAGATGCAGCAAAAGCGTTTGAATGAAATGGTCGATCGCATGGAAGAAAATGTTCAGCGCAGTGCCGGCAAGACGGTTTCTGGTGCGCTTTCCGCTCAGGATGTTGAGGCTGCTAAGGTGAAGGTGTTATCGCAGCAGGCGTTGATTGCCAAGATGCGACAAGTCAAGGCGACCGGGCGTATCGTGATGGAAATTCCGGAGCAAAGTTCCCGGGTCAAGGATTTGCCGGACATCGCGCTGGAAGACGGCGACCGTTTTTATGTACCTGCGCCCAGTTCAACCGTCAGCGTGATGGGCATGGTTTATAACCAGAATTCGTTTCTCTACAGGCAGGGGCAGAGTGTCGGCGATTATCTGGGCAAATCGGGCGGTCCGACGCGCGACGGCGACGAAGATGATATTTATCTGATTCGTGCCGACGGTTCGGTGCTGAGCAAGCGTCAGGGCGGCTCGATATTCAGCGGTTTCGCGGGTCGCGAGGCGATGCCGGGCGACACGATAGTCGTGGGAGAAAAGCTGGAGCGCTTTAACTTCACCAAAGAAATCAGAGACTGGACGCAGATTTTCTATCAATTTGCTCTGGGTGTGGCCGGCGGCAAAGCCGCCAAGATGTGGTAA
- a CDS encoding GNVR domain-containing protein produces MQANQTAVQQAVQDDEINLMDLLLVIAKHNRFIIKLTLGAAVLAVIYALMQPNIYTAKTVLMPPQQPSSSTSVLLGQLGGLAGMAGGALGVKNPSDLYAGMLKSHMIEDALIKRFKLMELYQAKTMEPVRAALEGSTVVAAGKDGFITVEYSDKDPKLAAAIANAYVEELDSLVRTQAAREALGRKQFYEKQLADVRAGLGRAELEMKVFQDQNRVFQLGGGAGVALGASGGIPKAELEYVRIARDVKYNEMLLAAMAQQVTSATIDAAKNLPTLQVLDKALVPEKKSKPKRAMIVMLATILAFFIGIIWAFVREAGERSGQNPEQNERMNMLRRYFRQGK; encoded by the coding sequence ATGCAAGCTAATCAAACAGCCGTACAACAAGCGGTGCAGGACGATGAAATCAATCTGATGGACTTGTTGCTGGTCATCGCTAAACACAACCGTTTTATTATCAAGTTGACGCTGGGTGCGGCGGTGCTTGCGGTGATTTATGCGCTGATGCAGCCGAATATTTACACGGCAAAGACGGTCCTCATGCCACCACAACAACCCTCTTCGTCGACCAGCGTATTGCTCGGACAGTTGGGCGGCCTGGCGGGCATGGCAGGCGGCGCGCTGGGCGTCAAAAATCCCAGTGATCTGTATGCCGGCATGCTGAAAAGTCATATGATTGAGGACGCACTGATAAAGCGCTTCAAGCTGATGGAGTTGTATCAAGCGAAAACGATGGAACCTGTTCGCGCTGCCTTGGAAGGTTCAACTGTGGTTGCGGCAGGCAAGGATGGCTTCATCACCGTCGAGTATTCGGATAAAGATCCTAAGCTTGCGGCCGCGATTGCTAATGCGTATGTTGAAGAGCTCGATAGCCTGGTGCGCACTCAAGCTGCCAGAGAGGCGCTGGGCCGGAAACAGTTTTATGAGAAGCAGCTGGCCGATGTTCGCGCGGGTCTGGGTCGTGCCGAGCTTGAGATGAAAGTGTTTCAGGATCAGAACAGGGTGTTTCAGCTGGGCGGTGGTGCGGGAGTTGCGCTCGGCGCGTCGGGCGGTATACCGAAGGCTGAACTGGAATATGTGCGTATCGCACGCGATGTAAAATACAACGAGATGTTGCTGGCTGCGATGGCTCAGCAGGTCACTTCTGCGACCATCGATGCTGCGAAAAATTTGCCGACCCTTCAGGTACTGGACAAGGCTTTGGTTCCTGAGAAGAAATCAAAACCCAAGCGTGCAATGATCGTGATGTTGGCGACGATCCTGGCGTTCTTTATCGGCATTATCTGGGCGTTTGTTCGGGAAGCCGGCGAGCGTTCCGGACAAAACCCTGAGCAGAACGAACGCATGAATATGCTGCGCCGTTATTTCAGGCAGGGTAAATAA
- a CDS encoding DUF4160 domain-containing protein has translation MQSLGVKCSKLIIGSSYADHKYVLRDSGVDVFARHKKHHSPHIHVRYTEFNVSIEIPSGEILEGSLPSKQMKLVQAWIVLHADELMADWELASSGESPYKIEPLR, from the coding sequence ATGCAATCACTTGGGGTAAAATGCAGCAAGTTAATTATTGGATCAAGTTATGCCGACCATAAGTATGTTTTACGGGATTCTGGTGTCGATGTATTTGCTCGACACAAAAAACATCATTCACCGCATATCCATGTTCGTTATACGGAATTCAATGTTTCAATCGAGATACCGTCCGGGGAAATTCTGGAAGGGTCGCTGCCGAGCAAACAGATGAAGCTTGTCCAAGCTTGGATTGTTTTGCATGCAGATGAACTCATGGCCGACTGGGAACTTGCTTCATCCGGTGAGTCGCCCTACAAAATCGAACCACTTCGTTGA
- a CDS encoding DUF2442 domain-containing protein yields the protein MMTPDVTHVQTLASYELLVSFADGGKRRFSMLPYLHYPAYQGLTQPGKFGLAHVSNGTVAWSDEIDMSPDTLYLAGEEVSNEFTEQAP from the coding sequence ATGATGACACCCGATGTAACTCATGTTCAAACCTTGGCAAGCTACGAATTGCTGGTTTCCTTTGCAGATGGTGGCAAGCGCCGCTTCTCAATGTTGCCTTATCTTCATTATCCTGCCTATCAAGGCTTGACGCAGCCAGGCAAATTCGGTCTTGCTCATGTATCGAACGGCACGGTTGCATGGTCTGATGAAATCGATATGTCTCCCGACACTCTTTATCTTGCAGGGGAAGAAGTCTCAAATGAATTTACTGAGCAAGCGCCTTGA
- a CDS encoding mannose-1-phosphate guanylyltransferase/mannose-6-phosphate isomerase, with translation MKLIPTILCGGAGSRLWPVSRELHPKPFIRLADGQSLLQKAWLRGAILPDVAEMLTVTNRELLFKTEDEYRAVSVISGNRTNHFILEPFGRNTAPAIAAAALHVAESYGEDACMLVLAADHLIADQPAFAHAVKQATQLALQGKLVTFGIKPDAPETGYGYIEADIDSHLTKTGGYPVLRFVEKPTLEKAEEYLASGRYLWNSGMFCFQAGSMLREMEQHCPSILEATRACIAQSRIAEGKGFSQLDLDAATFELVPDDSIDYAVMEKSSNVAVVPCCIGWSDIGSWTALGDLAAPDAQGNRIEGEVILHDVSNCYIQSKQRIVGAVGVKDLVIIDTPDAVLIADRSRAQDVKYLYSRLKADGHEAHRLHSTVHRPWGTYTVLESGTHFKIKRIEVKPGASLSLQMHHHRSEHWIVVSGMARVVNGEHELFVNTNESTYIPAGHKHRLENPGLLTLVMIEVQSGEYLGEDDIVRFEDIYGRTQK, from the coding sequence ATGAAATTGATTCCAACTATTTTGTGCGGCGGAGCAGGTTCCCGGCTCTGGCCGGTTTCTCGTGAATTGCATCCCAAACCGTTCATTCGCCTCGCTGACGGGCAAAGCCTGCTGCAAAAAGCGTGGCTGCGCGGGGCAATTTTGCCGGATGTTGCCGAGATGCTCACCGTCACCAACCGCGAACTGCTCTTCAAAACTGAAGACGAATATCGTGCAGTGTCCGTTATTTCCGGAAATCGAACCAATCATTTCATTCTTGAGCCGTTTGGCCGCAATACCGCTCCGGCCATCGCGGCCGCAGCACTGCACGTCGCCGAAAGCTATGGCGAAGATGCCTGCATGCTGGTGCTGGCTGCCGACCATCTTATCGCCGATCAGCCTGCTTTCGCTCATGCTGTGAAGCAGGCAACTCAACTGGCTTTGCAAGGGAAACTGGTGACTTTCGGCATCAAACCTGATGCGCCTGAAACGGGCTACGGCTACATTGAAGCCGATATTGATTCCCATCTCACGAAAACGGGGGGGTATCCTGTTCTGCGGTTTGTTGAAAAGCCGACCCTTGAAAAGGCTGAGGAATACCTCGCGTCAGGGCGGTATTTATGGAATTCCGGCATGTTCTGCTTTCAGGCCGGCAGTATGCTGCGCGAAATGGAACAGCACTGCCCATCCATCCTAGAGGCAACGCGAGCATGCATAGCGCAATCACGCATCGCAGAAGGTAAAGGGTTTAGTCAGCTCGATCTTGATGCCGCAACTTTCGAGCTAGTGCCGGACGACTCCATCGACTACGCTGTCATGGAAAAGTCCAGTAACGTTGCTGTCGTGCCATGCTGCATAGGCTGGAGCGACATCGGTTCATGGACTGCGCTGGGAGACCTAGCCGCACCGGATGCACAAGGCAACCGTATCGAAGGCGAAGTCATCTTGCATGATGTCAGTAACTGCTACATTCAGAGCAAGCAACGCATCGTCGGTGCTGTAGGCGTCAAAGACTTGGTGATCATCGATACCCCCGATGCGGTGTTGATCGCCGACCGCAGCCGCGCCCAGGACGTCAAATACCTCTACAGCCGCCTCAAAGCCGATGGCCACGAAGCACATCGTCTGCATAGCACCGTACATCGCCCGTGGGGTACTTACACTGTGCTGGAAAGCGGGACCCACTTCAAGATCAAACGCATCGAAGTCAAACCTGGAGCCAGTCTCAGCTTGCAGATGCACCATCACCGCAGTGAACACTGGATCGTCGTCAGCGGCATGGCGCGCGTCGTCAATGGTGAGCATGAGTTATTTGTCAATACCAACGAATCGACCTACATCCCCGCAGGGCACAAACACCGCCTGGAAAATCCCGGACTCCTTACATTAGTGATGATCGAAGTGCAGAGCGGCGAATACCTCGGCGAGGACGACATTGTCAGATTTGAAGACATATACGGCAGGACGCAAAAATAG
- the mntA gene encoding type VII toxin-antitoxin system MntA family adenylyltransferase antitoxin, with protein sequence MAAVIQLQATIDTQLREVLAYFPDIVLAVLFGSVASGRQRADSDLDIAVYAKKALAAHEKMALIGAFAELAGRPVDLIDLNGVSEPLLGQIVRHGRRVLGSDTLYGELISRHLFEQADFMPYRTRLLAERRKAWIGK encoded by the coding sequence ATGGCAGCAGTAATTCAACTTCAGGCGACTATTGATACCCAGCTTAGGGAGGTGTTGGCGTACTTTCCTGATATCGTTTTGGCGGTGTTGTTTGGTTCAGTTGCTTCGGGTCGTCAGCGTGCAGATAGTGATTTGGATATAGCGGTTTACGCTAAAAAGGCGCTGGCTGCCCATGAAAAAATGGCGCTGATCGGCGCATTTGCTGAACTTGCCGGACGGCCCGTCGATTTGATCGATTTGAACGGCGTATCAGAACCTTTGCTGGGGCAAATAGTGCGTCATGGCAGAAGAGTGTTGGGTAGCGACACTTTGTATGGTGAGCTGATTAGCCGTCATTTGTTTGAGCAGGCAGACTTCATGCCGTATCGGACCAGGCTGCTTGCGGAAAGGCGTAAGGCATGGATAGGGAAGTAG
- the hepT gene encoding type VII toxin-antitoxin system HepT family RNase toxin, whose product MDREVVEQKLESLRHCLRRMHSKCPVDAAALVADIDLQDIISLNLSRAVQISVDIGAHLIAGMEVPPPDTMGQTFDLLAQAGVLNNALASRLRKAVGFRNIAVHNYESINWEIVYSIVKFHLADFSEFAKVVAVELEK is encoded by the coding sequence ATGGATAGGGAAGTAGTCGAGCAAAAACTGGAATCGTTGCGTCATTGCTTGCGGCGCATGCATTCAAAATGCCCGGTCGATGCCGCCGCTTTAGTGGCGGACATTGACCTTCAAGATATCATCTCGCTTAACCTCAGTCGTGCGGTGCAAATATCGGTTGATATTGGTGCGCATCTGATTGCTGGTATGGAGGTGCCTCCACCCGATACCATGGGGCAGACTTTTGATTTGTTGGCGCAAGCGGGTGTGTTGAATAACGCGTTGGCAAGTAGGCTTAGAAAGGCTGTAGGTTTTCGCAATATTGCGGTGCACAACTATGAAAGCATCAACTGGGAGATTGTGTATAGTATTGTGAAATTCCACCTTGCGGATTTTTCAGAGTTCGCCAAGGTGGTCGCCGTAGAACTTGAAAAATAA
- the gmd gene encoding GDP-mannose 4,6-dehydratase, producing the protein MTSHTSNTSALSPASAKVALITGVTGQDGSYLAEFLLEKGYEVHGIKRRASSFNTQRVDHIYEDPHIENARFKLHYGDLSDSSNLTRILQEVQPDEVYNLGAQSHVAVSFESPEYTADVDGMGTLRILEAIRLLGLEKKTRFYQASTSELYGLVQEIPQKETTPFYPRSPYAVAKLYAYWITVNYREAYGMYACNGILFNHESPRRGETFVTRKITRGLANIAQGLESCLYMGNIDSLRDWGHAKDYVRMQWMMLQQETPEDFVIATGVQYSVRQFITWSATELGLTLAFTGTGVEEMATVVAIEGDKAPALKAGDVIMRIDPHYFRPAEVETLLGDPTKAKEKLGWVPEITVQQMCAEMAAHDLEDARRHALLKKHGYGLPVSTER; encoded by the coding sequence ATGACCTCACACACTTCCAATACCTCAGCCCTCAGTCCTGCTTCAGCTAAGGTTGCATTGATTACCGGGGTTACCGGTCAGGACGGATCGTATCTGGCTGAATTTCTCCTTGAAAAAGGCTACGAGGTTCACGGGATCAAGCGCCGTGCCTCGTCGTTCAACACCCAGCGCGTCGATCATATTTACGAAGATCCTCATATCGAAAACGCCCGCTTCAAATTGCATTACGGGGATCTTTCCGACAGCTCTAATCTCACCCGCATCCTGCAGGAAGTGCAGCCCGATGAGGTTTACAATCTGGGCGCGCAATCCCATGTGGCGGTGAGTTTCGAGTCTCCCGAATACACGGCCGATGTCGATGGCATGGGCACCTTGCGCATACTGGAAGCGATCCGCCTGCTGGGTCTGGAGAAGAAGACGCGTTTTTATCAGGCGTCCACCTCCGAATTGTACGGTTTGGTGCAGGAAATCCCGCAAAAGGAAACCACGCCGTTTTACCCGCGCAGCCCGTATGCGGTGGCGAAATTGTATGCTTACTGGATCACGGTGAACTACCGCGAAGCGTATGGCATGTACGCCTGTAACGGCATTCTGTTTAACCACGAATCGCCGCGCCGTGGCGAAACGTTTGTGACGCGAAAAATCACGCGCGGTCTGGCGAATATTGCGCAGGGGCTGGAATCTTGCCTTTACATGGGCAATATCGATTCCTTGCGCGACTGGGGGCACGCCAAGGATTACGTGCGCATGCAGTGGATGATGTTGCAGCAGGAGACGCCGGAAGACTTCGTGATCGCGACCGGCGTGCAGTATTCGGTGCGCCAGTTTATTACCTGGTCGGCCACGGAGTTGGGCCTTACCCTCGCATTTACCGGCACAGGTGTCGAGGAGATGGCGACGGTGGTCGCGATAGAAGGCGATAAAGCGCCGGCGTTAAAGGCGGGCGACGTGATTATGCGCATCGATCCGCATTACTTCCGCCCTGCCGAAGTAGAAACCCTGCTGGGCGATCCGACCAAGGCGAAAGAAAAGCTGGGCTGGGTGCCGGAAATCACCGTGCAGCAAATGTGCGCTGAAATGGCCGCCCATGATCTGGAAGATGCGCGCCGTCATGCCTTGCTCAAAAAACACGGCTACGGCTTGCCGGTCAGTACGGAACGTTAA
- a CDS encoding four helix bundle protein — protein MSRFEDLVVWQRAVSLSANLYKELAGLKDFGFRDQITRAGLSIPSNIAEGYERNSSKELANFLNYAKGSAGELRTQIYIGIEVGYIERAVGDAWLLECEEISKMLYGLIRKVKMELQASDVLTFNF, from the coding sequence ATGTCCAGATTCGAAGACCTTGTTGTTTGGCAAAGAGCGGTGAGCTTGAGTGCTAATCTGTATAAAGAGCTTGCTGGGCTCAAGGATTTTGGCTTTCGCGATCAAATTACTAGGGCAGGCCTTTCAATACCCTCCAATATTGCGGAAGGTTATGAGAGAAATTCAAGCAAGGAGCTGGCTAATTTTTTGAATTACGCCAAGGGATCTGCTGGTGAGCTAAGAACTCAGATTTATATAGGCATAGAAGTCGGCTATATCGAACGTGCGGTCGGAGATGCTTGGTTGCTTGAGTGCGAAGAAATTTCGAAAATGCTGTACGGATTAATTCGTAAGGTAAAAATGGAATTGCAAGCAAGTGATGTTTTAACTTTTAACTTTTAA